The Plasmodium brasilianum strain Bolivian I chromosome 14, whole genome shotgun sequence genome contains a region encoding:
- a CDS encoding W2 domain-containing protein codes for MNLCEFVGKMKKEVDFNLCYDEEKKSLIGLLIENNFDEIYEPLTTESLRFFLPLNGVCLIDYQLHFFRQNNIKKIYIVVTHHEKELLKYIENFQRCKKKYHDLDIEIIKMNKKIKTLGDVLRDFKTCVEIYNDVLLLLSDTIPIANIKEIIKAHFTNKEKCKNQIMTLILSHCTDENKSLNDDFVIAYDNFTFKLLLFESLKNKNYLIITNEIFDEVNTKDKKTLKRDEKLPQLKIGDNKELNLGSFNLNTSTNSIIISYDLVLPNIFIITPQVFKLFEDNFDYQCMRKDFIYNILKQEIKIEEIYVHELNNDYNYTECNQIITTLSDFRIYFKFFKTLIERNIHPFLSNANHLLPDFPKIIFSEPGLYKSKSATINDTCKLLKIVLIESYTEILENSTIENSVICKNCKIGKNVKITNSIIGKNSIIKDNVIILSSYISENTIINDNVFIDECCVIGRNMHIPSDVKIDKYTRLSIYKYLKDKLKLEKKNIEDDTLNGWSKKRSIELNSTEHTIQQEHISVKVEREDNTFIEIPNETYNKAVISDLCVERGEEIDANKVKGEKDPKKDKEQVNAEKEEEYVNTQKEEENMYIENKKKDVSAEKEEKDSTFENNECNIFNSEPFEISNYVVKTKYTDDQLRLFSLIGNVENYIKLKIPSSSEYDSEQDTEEESIYSTSKIYTSLSDTNVSDKEDESNSMNSLNLNDVNNHFNKINIENEKLTFSNEISLLCKEAIEKPQFMSHKILEMKSFRLSLNYTDLDIIISFFPIVWDFMNKLEFDKNTWVDNFDNVKLDLLFSSFLLDDQLYYETVYGLILNYSKKQYLKDNVKNSIYGPDKLCGAFEYIYHSDIFEFNYFNEWINKNESDDYLTNNKRLKAFAEWLSEE; via the exons ATGAACTTGTGTGAATTTGtaggaaaaatgaaaaaggaagtAGATTTTAACTTATGTTATGATGAAGAGAAGAAAAGCTTGATAGGCTTGTTAATAGAAAACAATTTCgatgaaatatatgaaccGTTAACAACTGAAAGCTTAAGGTTTTTTTTACCACTAAATGGTGTTTGCTTAATTGATTATCAGTTGCATTTCTTCAGGCAAAacaatattaagaaaatatatattgtagtTACTCATCATGAAAAAGAATTGTTAAAGTATATAGAGAATTTCCAGagatgcaaaaaaaaatatcatgaTTTAGATAtcgaaattataaaaatgaacaaaaaaataaaaacattaggAGATGTATTAAGAGATTTTAAAACATGTGTAGAAATTTATAATGacgttttattattactttctGATACTATTCCAATCGCAAATATAAAGGAAATAATTAAGGCtcattttacaaataaagaaaaatgtaagaaCCAAATTATGACACTTATATTATCTCATTGTacagatgaaaataaatcaCTTAACGATGATTTTGTAATTGCTTATGATAATTTTACTTTcaaacttttattatttgaatcgttaaaaaataaaaattatttaataataactaATGAAATATTTGATGAAGTAAATacaaaggataaaaaaaccTTGAAAAGGGATGAAAAGTTACCCCAGTTAAAAATAGGTGATAATAAGGAATTGAACTTAggttcttttaatttaaacaCATCTACAAATTCGATAATAATTTCATACGATTTAGTATTAccaaacatttttattataacacCACAAGTTTTCAAACTTTTTGAAGATAATTTTGATTATCAATGTATGCGTAaagattttatatataatatattgaaacaagaaataaaaatagaagaaatatatgtacacgaattaaataatgattataattatacagaATGTAATCAAATTATTACGACATTATCAGATTttagaatttattttaaattctttaaaacATTAATTGAAAGAAATATTCATCCGTTCTTGTCAAATGCTAATCATCTTCTTCCAGATTTTCCGAAGATTATTTTCTCGGAACCTGGTCTATATAAATCAAAAAGTGCTACTATTAATGATACgtgtaaattattaaaaattgtattaatAGAAAGCTATACTGAAATATTAGAAAACTCTACCATCGAAAACTCagttatatgtaaaaattgtaaaattggaaaaaacgttaaaattacaaatagtATTATAGGGAAAAATTCAATTATAAAAGACAATGTAATTATTCTTAGTTCATATATTAGTGAAAATACtattataaatgataatgtttttattgaTGAATGTTGTGTTATTGGTagaaatatgcatataccaTCCGATGtcaaaatagataaatataccCGACtaagtatttataaatatctcAAGGATAAATTGAAgctagagaaaaaaaatatagaggaTGATACTTTAAATGGATggtcaaaaaaaagaagcattGAGCTTAACAGTACGGAACATACCATTCAACAAGAGCACATCTCGGTAAAAGTAGAAAGGGAGGATAATACCTTCATCGAAATTCCAAATGAGACATATAATAAAGCCGTAATCAGCGATTTATGTGTTGAGCGGGGGGAAGAGATAGATGCTAATAAAGTTAAGGGAGAAAAGGATCCGAAAAAGGACAAGGAACAGGTTAACGCAGAAAAGGAAGAGGAATATGTGAATACGCaaaaagaagaggaaaatatgtacatagaaaataaaaagaaagatgTGAGTgcagaaaaagaagagaaagatAGCACATTTGAAAACAAcgaatgtaatatttttaattcagAGCCATTTGAAATAAGTAATTATGTAGTAAAGACAAAATACACAGATGACCAGTTAAGGCTATTTTCGTTAATTGGCAATgtggaaaattatataaaattaaaaatccCAAGTTCCTCAGAATATGATTCAGAACAAGACACTGAAGAAGAGTCCATATATTCTACatcaaaaatttatacatcaCTAAGTGATACCAATGTTAGTGATAAGGAAGACGAATCTAACAGTATGAattctttaaatttaaatgatgtaaataaccattttaataaaataaatatagaaaatgaaaaattaacttTTTCAAACGAAATATCTTTATTATGCAAAGAAGCTATTGAGAAACCCCAATTTATGAGtcataaaattttagaaatGAAAAGTTTTAGACTTTCTTTAAATTACACAGATTTagatattattatatcattttttcctattGTTTGGGActttatgaataaattagaatttgataaaaatacatgGGTAGATAATTTTGATAACGTTAAATTAGACTTACTATTTTCTTCGTTCCTTTTAGATGATCAGTTATATTATGAAACAGTATATGGCTTAATATTGAATTATTCCAAAAAACAGTATTTAAAAGATAATGTAAAAAACAGCATATATGGACCAGACAAATTATGCGGCGCTTTTGAATATATCTACCACTCAGACATATTTGAATTTAACTACTTTAATGa ATGGATAAACAAAAACGAGTCAGACGATTACCTGACAAATAATAAACGTCTAAAAGCCTTTGCGGAATGGCTATCAGAAGAATAA
- a CDS encoding GPI ethanolamine phosphate transferase 3 has translation MKEKSKYHLFGNFLTNHLLIFFMILLINVLLYFSFINGFLFPREGIVNKSENLEIFSRKVFGDEYIEFLKKKKHVHSIINAPYNRIIILLIDSLRFDFALYDPNYSKEKEKDETLSGQEKQKDEVKYFLNNMLNLHNILKNEKKNSRLFRFEADAPTVTTSRLKSMLIGTIPNYMDLNENFSPNENIQDNFVEQLHSNKKTIIAIGDETITKLTRNITKKLVYESFNMFDLYSLDIKSKNHFYKEYSLSYWDIIYVHMLGVDHVGHVKKTNSKIMKNVIKNFDILIHDIIKKIKLEQKHKTLFVVFGDHGQMDSGDHGGFSADEIDSALFVYSPLGFMNMDKNIDSKNLVLYDREILHRSSSPSDASLGPDNNTRGKESYIRHHSVLRNAHRDKSYFYNVKHTKQINLISTLSFLIGSTVPFCNIGNVILDILPSAYKTNTIINIGEKDNKKKNTQRYNKNQSNIYYDLLDLHYIAELNYANLWQINRYLNEYEKNYTVDKNENYFLIKNGWKQIEEKKSCFFKPDKEFIDNEEMLNIEKESYIEYINKMRNLMQITQKYFYFIFSIKKKSFIILSFAICIFYFLILKLFYHYSKLNYYHKSITASSLIFILIFLFIIVITFDFFNGNIYIMLLPFVFLFFLVFHIFSKNKYKDISRFFIYSKLSLISNLFLDEDLITFKGIQHQESDYFHNYNNRKDIYQKGSNKKFFQKFFGLLKCLLIIIKRSASKSASIVFPNIFHKICCFISIEKKSIQIIKNNKFFIFVIVWSLFLMSFNYIYSENHFIHLILIVHVLSSTRTCERYLSYQFFRELLLLAALIINMSVSFLPSYFVHDKEKLFLKRSVLNIALPITFYFFSILLINCNIHKLLRKKIKTTMIVGWTIQFILVVLFLQKINDHLIFWFPPIIYILTFSLIAFVLLRKNSIIEKEKIEDSYQKIYEVSISFFLILMSALQLSLIIYSNTNLSVMVFFYMTLLFFYFYFISMNNSRKNQDINNVKLMWIRENRNIDMFINSKEEIYIKEKFTVNTSVKEKFYLKLEEQRESILDKCNYLNHSDITQIQVYKLIRNISFFYINETDFYILSFILLKYSFFLTGQKFVFTNLPLISAYIGFNKYVWPLISKMSDASTKLNAQLDELSLDTLHMHTGNTYEHGLLLALCKVRYVSVGRFLFGFSHYGKNITKKNWNNNKKKC, from the exons ATGAAGGAGAAATCGAAGTACCATTTATTTGGCAATTTTTTAACCAAtcatttgttaatatttttcatgatTTTACTGATAAATGtgttgttatatttttcatttattaacgGATTTTTATTTCCAAGAGAAGGAATTGTAAACAAGTCCgaaaatttagaaattttTAGTAGAAAAGTGTTCGGTGATgaatatatagaatttttaaagaaaaaaaaacatgtacATTCAATAATAAATGCACCATACAATagaataataattctattaATAGATTCTCTTAGGTTTGATTTTGCTCTTTACGACCCAAATTATAgtaaagaaaaggaaaaggatgAAACTCTTAGTGGACAAGAGAAGCAAAAAGATGAAGTCAAgtattttctaaataatatgctgaatttacataatatattgaaaaatgaaaagaaaaactcTAGATTATTTAGATTTGAAGCGGATGCACCTACTGTAACTACGTCAAGATTAAAATCTATGTTGATTGGGACAATACCAAATTATATGGATTTAAATGAGAATTTTAGtccaaatgaaaatatacaagATAATTTTGTTGAGCAACTTCATTCAAACAAGAAAACAATTATTGCCATTGGTGATGAAACtattacaaaattaacaAGAAATATAACTAAGAAATTAGTATATGAAAGTTTTAATATGTTTGATTTATATTCTTTAGatataaaatcaaaaaatcatttttataaagaatattCTTTAAGTTATTGGGACATTATCTATGTCCATATGTTAGGTGTTGATCATGTAGGACATGTGAAAAAGACAAATtctaaaataatgaaaaatgtaataaagaACTTTGATATCCTTATCCATGatataattaagaaaataaaattagaacaAAAGCATAAAACACTTTTTGTAGTTTTTGGAGATCATGGTCAAATGGATTCAGGAGATCATGGTGGTTTTAGCGCAGATGAAATAGATAGTGCTTTATTCGTTTATTCTCCTCTGGGTTTTATGAATatggataaaaatatagatagtAAAAATTTAGTATTATATGATAGGGAAATCTTGCATAGAAGTTCTTCCCCTTCTGATGCTTCTCTCGGTCCTGATAATAATACAAGAGGAAAAGAAAGCTACATAAGACATCATTCAGTTTTACGTAATGCGCATAGGGATAAatcttatttttacaatgttAAGCATACAAAAcagataaatttaattagtactctatcatttttaattggTTCAACTGTGCCATTTTGCAATATAGGAAATGTTATTCTAGATATCCTTCCGAGTGCATATAAGACAAATACCATTATAAATATAGGAGAAAaagataacaaaaaaaaaaatacgcaaaggtataataaaaatcaaTCTAACATATACTATGATTTATTAGATTTACATTACATTGCTGAGTTAAATTATGCAAATCTTTGgcaaataaatagatatttaaatgaatatgaaaaaaattatacagtagataaaaatgagaattattttcttattaaaaatggTTGGAAacaaatagaagaaaaaaaatcgtGTTTTTTCAAACCTGATAAAGAGTTTATAGACAATGAAGAAATgttaaatattgaaaaagagtcatatatagaatatataaataaaatgagaaATTTAATGCAAATTACTCAAAagtatttctattttatttttagtataaaaaaaaaatcttttataattttaagttttgcaatatgtattttttattttctaataCTTAAGttgttttatcattattctaagttaaattattatcataaatcCATTACAGCTAGTAGtctaatttttattctaatatttctgtttattatagtaattacatttgatttttttaatggaaacatatacataatgttGTTGccatttgtatttttattctttctagtgttccatatattttcaaaaaataaatataaagatatttccagattttttatttattcgaAATTAAGTCTAATATCCAATCTTTTTTTAGACGAAGACTTAATTACATTTAAGGGAATACAACACCAAGAAAGtgattattttcataattataataatagaaaagaCATATACCAAAAAGGatctaataaaaaattttttcaaaaattttttggtTTACTTAAgtgtttattaattataattaaaagaagcGCTTCAAAAAGTGCTAGTATTGTCTTTcctaatatatttcataagaTATGTTGTTTTATTTCCATAGAAAAGAAATCAATTCAAAtaattaagaataataaattttttatatttgttattgtGTGGagcttatttttaatgtccTTTAACTACATATATAGTGAGAATCATTTCATTCACCTCATATTAATTGTTCATGTGCTCTCTTCCACACGAACGTGCGAACGCTATCTTTCCTATCAATTTTTTAG gGAGCTGCTCCTTCTAGCCGCTTTAATAATCAATATGTCTGTCAGTTTTCTGCCTAGCTATTTTGTGCATGAcaaggaaaaattatttttaaaaagatcaGTTTTGAATATAGCACTGcctattactttttatttttttagtatattgttaataaattGTAACATACACAAATTATtaaggaagaaaataaaaacaacaaTGATAGTAGGATGGACCATACAGTTCATTCttgttgttttatttttgcaaaaaattaatgatcATCTTATATTTTGGTTTCCTccaattatttatatattgacCTTTTCACTAATtgcatttgttttattaagaaaaaatagcataatagaaaaagaaaaaatagaagattCCTATCAAAAGATTTATGAAGTTTCTATTAGTTTCTTTCTAATACTTATGTCTGCACTGCAGTTATCTCTTATTATATACAGTAATACGAATTTAAGTGTAatggtatttttttatatgacattgttatttttttatttctattttataagtATGAACAATTCAAGAAAAAACCAAGATATAAATAACGTTAAACTTATGTGGATTCGGGAAAACAGAAACATAGATATGTTCATTAACtcaaaagaagaaatatatataaaggaaaaatttacTGTGAATACATCGGTAAAAGAAAAGTTTTATCTTAAGCTTGAAGAACAAAGAGAAAGTATATTAGATAAATGTAATTACCTAAATCATTCAGATATTACACAAATTCAagtttataaattaattagaaatatttcattcttttatattaatgaaacagatttttatatattgtcttttatacttttaaaatatagtttttttttaacggGACAgaaatttgtttttactaATCTACCGTTAATTTCAGCATATATTGGTTTTAACAAATATGTTTGGCCGCTTA tAAGTAAAATGTCGGATGCATCAACAAAACTAAATGCCCAATTGGATGAATTATCTTTAGATACCTTACATATGCACACTGGAAATACGTATGAACAT gGGCTTCTTCTTGCTTTGTGTAAAGTGCGTTACGTCTCTGTGGGTCGCTTTTTATTTGGATTTTCACATTATGGTAAAAATAtcactaaaaaaaattggaataataataagaaaaaatgttaa
- a CDS encoding DNA-directed RNA polymerases I produces the protein MASNILFEDRFVISSVDNSKFEKVSRIKAKSTGYDAELILDVHSELFKVEEKKAIYLALQDKLLNQNDEKSWEQNENISLNNIEYIMSGRIFKFEELSSERRTIYASFGGLMMALTSDKQFIGDLEIDMKIYLLTKNIDIERA, from the exons atggcgtcaaacattttatttgaaGATCGTTTTGTCATTAGTAGTGTTGATAAttcaaaatttgaaaaagtgAGTAGAATAAAAGCGAAAAGTACAGGTTATGATGCAGAATTGATTCTTGATGTTCATTCTGAATTGTTTAAAGTGGAAGAAAagaaa GCTATTTACTTGGCTCTTCAAGATAAGCTTTTAAAccaaaatgatgaaaagtCTTgggaacaaaatgaaaacatttcattaaataatattgaatACATTATGAGTGGAAGgatttttaaatttgaagAATTGTCATCGGAAAGGAG gacGATATATGCATCCTTTGGAGGATTAATGATGGCCTTAACTAGTGATAAGCAGTTTATTGGAGATTTGGAAATTGACATGAAAATTTACTtacttacaaaaaatatagacaTTGAAAGAGCATGA
- a CDS encoding histone-lysine N-methyltransferase: MIVFKRIFHNYFARNALTNILKKEEINFNDLHKRVYIGRSDYNGLGIFSLSKIKRNEIIEICPTVKIENEDIPKKLINYLFEKKEQNMNKQIVQILTKKDETANYKLFPLGYGILYNHSNSPNAFVHIARINKEKETVVSSQIMIFRAQRDIQKNEEIFISYGQCWWRDRNWEPLNKEDTMKKIFYPCENE; this comes from the exons ATGATTGTTTTCAAAAgaatatttcataattattttgcaAGGAATGCACTAacaaacattttaaaaaaggaggaaataaattttaatgacTTGCATAAAAGAGTGTACATTGGGCGTTCTGACTACAATGGATTAGGCATATTTTcgttaagtaaaataaaaagaaatgaaattattgAAATTTGTCCTACtgtaaaaatagaaaatgaagatataccaaaaaaattaataaattatttatttgaaaagaaagaacagaatatgaataaacaaattgTTCAAATTTTGACAAAAAAAGACGAAACCGCAAATTATAAACTCTTCCCCTTAGGTTAtggtattttatataatcacTCCAATTCACCGAATGCATTTGTTCATATTGCtcgaataaataaagaaaag GAAACAGTTGTTTCAAGTCAAATTATGATATTTCGTGCTCAAAGGGATATAcagaaaaatgaagaaatatttatctcGTATGGACAATGTTGGTGGAGG GATAGAAACTGGGAGCCACTTAACAAAGAAGacacaatgaaaaaaatattttatccttGTGAAAATGAATGa
- a CDS encoding proline--tRNA ligase has protein sequence MTQVINFLNNILRLKNNNTYTNPFVRTNSIFIKMNSMINSEVTIPEEELQKSESLFKELTKLKISYKEVRHGKVNCIKDLLEMNFENSHNIIKNLFLKDKKKNYFFICTVNWKTVDLKNLCNTFKTSNLRFVDEENLKNILNIHPGCLTPFAVKNDKDNIVKLYFDAELKEMDEMVVHPLHNYSSLYIKKADMLKFCELYNHSPEYIQIEEDKDKGKKEDTKAEEEKTGKQNKNSNSNRNDKRNDNSSNSKSSSNNNNSANNKNIYHSNGKTGVYNEDKSKDSNILGITSKKLDNFSDWYTQVIVKSELIEYYDISGCYILRPASYYIWECVQTFFNKEIKKLNVENSYFPLFVTKSKLEREKNHIEGFSPEVAWVTKYGSSTLPEEIAIRPTSETIMYSVFSKWIRSYRDLPLKLNQWNTVVRWEFKQPTPFIRTREFLWQEGHTAHKNEEEAVKLVFDILELYRRWYEECLAVPIIKGIKSEGEKFGGANFTSTAEAFISENGRAIQAATSHYLGTNFAKMFKIEFEDENEEKQYVHQTSWGCTTRSIGVMIMTHGDDKGLVLPPNIAKYKAVIVPILYKNTDENAIFSYCKDIEKVLKNAQINCIFDDRDLYSPGYKFNHWELRGIPIRIEVGPKDIQNNSCVFVRRDNNEKFNVKKESVLLETQQMLVDIHKNLFLKAKKKLDDSIVRVTSFSEVMDALNKRKMVLAPWCEDIATEDEIKKETQRLSVNQINAETSLSGAMKPLCIPLDQPPMPEDTKCFWSGKPAKRWCLFGRSY, from the coding sequence ATGACACAAGttattaactttttaaataatatattaaggcttaaaaataataatacctACACAAATCCATTTGTTCGAACgaattctatttttataaaaatgaacagcATGATCAATTCTGAGGTAACTATCCCCGAAGAAGAATTACAGAAGTCGGAAAGtttatttaaagaattaacgaaattaaaaataagttacAAGGAAGTGAGGCATGGAAAGGTCAATTGCATTAAGGACCTACTAGAAATGAACTTTGAAAATtctcataatataataaaaaatttatttttaaaagataaaaagaaaaattatttttttatatgtaccGTAAATTGGAAAACCGTGGATTTAAAGAATTTATGCAACACATTTAAAACATCAAATTTAAGGTTTGTTGATGAagagaatttaaaaaatattttaaatattcatccAGGATGTTTAACGCCATTTGCagttaaaaatgataaagataatattgtaaagttatattttgatgcagaattaaaagaaatggaTGAAATGGTTGTCCATCCCTTGCATAATTATAGTagcttatatataaaaaaagcagACATGCTTAAATTTTGTGAGTTGTATAACCATTCCCcagaatatatacaaattgaGGAGGATAAAGAcaaagggaaaaaagaagatactAAGGCGGAAGAGGAAAAAACaggaaaacaaaacaaaaattctAACAGTAATAGAAATgataaaagaaatgataatAGCAGCAATAGTAAAAGCAGcagtaacaacaataacagtgctaataataaaaatatctatCATTCAAATGGAAAAACAGGCGTATATAACGAGGATAAATCCAAAgattcaaatatattaggAATTACTTCAAAAAAATTGGACAATTTTTCAGACTGGTATACGCAAGTAATAGTTAAAAGTGAGCTAATAGAGTATTACGATATTTCAGGTTGCTATATTTTACGACCTGCTTCCTATTATATATGGGAATGTGTACAaaccttttttaataaagaaataaaaaaattaaatgtagaAAATTCTTATTTTCCCTTATTTGTTACAAAAAGTAAGTTGGAAAGGGAGAAAAATCATATTGAGGGTTTCAGTCCCGAAGTTGCATGGGTAACGAAATATGGTAGTTCTACTCTTCCTGAAGAAATAGCTATTAGACCAACTAGCGAAACGATCATGTATTCAGTTTTTTCGAAATGGATTAGATCTTATAGAGATTTGCCACTGAAATTAAATCAGTGGAATACAGTCGTTCGATGGGAATTTAAGCAGCCAACACCTTTTATCAGAACAAGAGAATTTTTATGGCAAGAAGGACATACAGctcataaaaatgaagaagaagcAGTTAAGTTAGTGTTTGATATATTAGAATTATATAGAAGATGGTACGAAGAATGTTTAGCTGTACcaataataaaaggaataaaaagtGAAGGTGAAAAATTTGGAGGTGCAAATTTTACATCAACTGCTGAGGCTTTTATTAGTGAAAATGGTAGAGCTATACAAGCCGCTACTTCTCATTATCTTGGTACCAATTTCgcaaaaatgtttaaaatagaatttgaagatgaaaatgaagaaaaacaGTATGTTCATCAGACCTCATGGGGTTGTACTACAAGATCTATAGGGGTTATGATAATGACTCATGGAGATGATAAAGGTCTAGTTTTACCTCCAAATATTGCTAAATATAAAGCGGTAATTGTaccaatattatataaaaatacagatGAAAATGCTATATTTAGTTATTGTAAAGATATtgaaaaagttttaaaaaatgctcaaattaattgtatatttGATGATAGAGATTTATATTCTCCaggatataaatttaatcaTTGGGAATTAAGAGGTATACCTATAAGGATTGAAGTAGGTCCAAAAGATATTCAAAACAATTCATGTGTTTTTGTACGAAgagataataatgaaaagtttaatgttaaaaaagaatCTGTTCTGTTGGAAACACAACAAATGTTGGTGGATATTCAcaaaaacttatttttaaaagcaaaaaagaaattagaTGATTCCATTGTTAGAGTTACAAGCTTCAGTGAAGTTATGGATGctttaaataaaaggaaaatggtTTTAGCTCCATGGTGTGAAGATATTGCCACAGaagatgaaataaaaaaagaaacccAGAGGTTATCAGTGAACCAAATTAACGCTGAAACTTCTCTATCGGGAGCTATGAAACCATTGTGCATTCCACTAGATCAACCTCCAATGCCAGAAGATACAAAATGCTTTTGGTCCGGAAAACCGGCCAAACGATGGTGCTTGTTTGGTAGaagttattaa